DNA sequence from the Bacteroidota bacterium genome:
ATACAATTTAATAATAATATAATTGAAAATATTGAGGGGCCTAAATTTGCATATATGATTATAGTGATCATACTTAAGAATGAGCCCATCACAAACATTCTATATTTTCCTACTTTTTCGCTGAACTTACCTATGAGTGGACCTGCTATTAACGCACTAATACCTGTAAATAAATATAAAGAAGGTAAATCATCAACAGACAATTTTAGATTGTTTACACTAAATGCAGAACCAAATGGCATCAGCATATATCCGCCAGTGGCAAGTAAAATTGTAGAGAGAAATGCTTGCAAATAGAAAGGTTTTGTAAGTGTATGATACATGTGTACAAAAGCATTCTTATCTGATTGTATTTTTAAATGCTCTTTAACAGGTTTCATATAAATTATGATAATAACGAATATTATAATACTCAAACCTACTATCATCAAGAATGGAGAATTCCATCCCAAGTCTTTGGCCATCTTTAATCCAATAGGAATACCCAATATTTGGCTGCTTGCAAAAGCCATCTGCACAAAGCCCATCACTTTTGAACGTAGATGGGGAGCAAATATATCTGCAAGGATGGCCATGCCTATACTTCCTATTACACCACCAAATATTCCTGTCACAATTCTTGCTATCAGCAGAAAATCATAATCGGTCGCAATGCCGCATAAAAAAGTACCAATTATAAAGCCGGTATAAAAAAACAATAATAGTTTTTTTCTATCAAATTTGTCCGCAAAACCTGCTGTGAGGATGGCCGATATTCCCGCACTAAATGCATAGGCTGATACTACATTGCCAAATTTGCTTGGGTCAATTTTTAATGCAGGCATCATGATAGCTCCCATAGGCGACATCACCATGAAGTCGAGAATAATAGTAAACTGCGTGATGGCCAAAATAGCTATCATAAATACTTCGTATTTTGTAAATTTTTCTTTTGTAGTTTTTTGTAATTTTTTCATCAATATTTATTACTATAAAGGAAACAACACTTCAGGTACATTGTTGTTTTGCGTTTTGGAAGTAATTAACTTGCTTATAGGATGAGCAGCCATTTTTTCACTGGGATAGGGTAGGAGCATTTCTTGAATGAATCCTTTATCTGCATTGTAACTCAGCCATTCCTTTTCTTTATCGGGACGAAGAATTACAGGCATTCTTTTTTTTGTATTATGAATTTCGCCCACTAGTTCATTAGCCCCTGTGGTTAATATTGAAAAAGTATGATATAAATGTCCCTTTTCTTTGTGAACCCAACTGGCCCAAATTCCCGCCATCGAAAAAATAGTTTGATCTTTCAAGTATATATAATATGGATTTTTTTCTTTTCCTTCATGCTTCCATTCAAAAAAACCAGTTGAAGGAATTAAGCAGCGACTATATTTTATAGATGCTGCAAAAGAAGGTTTTTCAAATGCAGTTTCGCTACGTGCATTCAAATTGAAAGCCTTTACTTTTTCTGCATTTTCTATATCCTTTGTCCACTGGGGTATCAATCCCCAACGGAATAATTGTATAATATCTTTAAATTCTGAAGTAATGACAGGCCAACTACCGAAAAGGAATGCACTTTGATGGTAAACTGGCTGGAAAAGTTCAGGTGTCACAAATTTAGCCTTATATCTTTGTTCAACCTCCAAAGCAATTTTTGACAAGGTATTATGATAACACATTCATATAATAGTTTATTTTTTTATTCTCTTAAATTCACTTTCATATTGTATTTTTTTTGAGGTGATGGGTACCATCATTAAAAATACGAGTAGTTTGCCCCCCGAATCAAGAATCACCAAATCATTTTTTTTTG
Encoded proteins:
- a CDS encoding MFS transporter codes for the protein MKKLQKTTKEKFTKYEVFMIAILAITQFTIILDFMVMSPMGAIMMPALKIDPSKFGNVVSAYAFSAGISAILTAGFADKFDRKKLLLFFYTGFIIGTFLCGIATDYDFLLIARIVTGIFGGVIGSIGMAILADIFAPHLRSKVMGFVQMAFASSQILGIPIGLKMAKDLGWNSPFLMIVGLSIIIFVIIIIYMKPVKEHLKIQSDKNAFVHMYHTLTKPFYLQAFLSTILLATGGYMLMPFGSAFSVNNLKLSVDDLPSLYLFTGISALIAGPLIGKFSEKVGKYRMFVMGSFLSMITIIIYANLGPSIFSIILLLNCILMISITARIVTSSTIMTSVPLMSDRGAFMSTNSAIQMLAGGIAAKVGGMIVSENADHSLVNYDTLCYVVSCTIIITAIMMYFIDKKIKVVNVERATAKKVEKVNS
- a CDS encoding SOS response-associated peptidase; protein product: MCYHNTLSKIALEVEQRYKAKFVTPELFQPVYHQSAFLFGSWPVITSEFKDIIQLFRWGLIPQWTKDIENAEKVKAFNLNARSETAFEKPSFAASIKYSRCLIPSTGFFEWKHEGKEKNPYYIYLKDQTIFSMAGIWASWVHKEKGHLYHTFSILTTGANELVGEIHNTKKRMPVILRPDKEKEWLSYNADKGFIQEMLLPYPSEKMAAHPISKLITSKTQNNNVPEVLFPL